A stretch of Deltaproteobacteria bacterium DNA encodes these proteins:
- the fabF gene encoding beta-ketoacyl-ACP synthase II has product MRRLVITGLGAVTPLGLTAKESFENIVKGKSGISHITKFDASSFRVRIAGEVKGFNPHKYISKKDVKKYDLFSLYAIAATKEALDDAGIDLKEEDETKIGASVGSGIGGLPTIEKYTEIYLKKGEKFISPFFIPLTVINMASCDIAIMYGFKGPNFSDVTACATGAHSIGLAMRAIQYGDADIMIAGGTESTICPMAIGGFSSMKALSTRNDEPEAASRPFDKDRDGFIVSEGAGVVVLEEYEHAKRRGAEIYAELCGFGMSCDAYHITTPDPDGAGAILAMENALKDAHCNLEDVDYINAHGTSTHYNDIVETRAIKKLFKEHAYKLCINSNKSEIGHSLGAAGGVEAVFTALTVKEGIIPPTINLEHPDPECDLNYVPNIAQEKEINVAISNSFGFGGTNAVLAFRKL; this is encoded by the coding sequence ATGAGAAGACTTGTTATTACAGGTTTAGGGGCGGTAACGCCGCTCGGGCTCACGGCAAAGGAGAGTTTTGAAAATATAGTAAAGGGTAAATCGGGCATAAGCCATATCACAAAATTTGATGCCTCTAGCTTTAGGGTGCGTATTGCGGGTGAAGTGAAAGGCTTCAATCCACACAAATATATCTCTAAAAAGGATGTTAAAAAATACGATTTATTCTCTTTATATGCAATTGCGGCAACGAAAGAAGCACTGGATGATGCAGGGATAGACCTAAAGGAGGAAGATGAGACAAAGATTGGAGCTAGTGTAGGTTCAGGTATAGGAGGATTACCAACTATAGAGAAATATACAGAGATATACCTGAAGAAAGGAGAAAAGTTTATCTCACCTTTTTTTATCCCCTTGACTGTAATTAACATGGCATCCTGTGATATTGCTATAATGTATGGGTTTAAAGGTCCGAATTTTAGTGATGTAACGGCATGCGCTACCGGTGCTCATTCTATAGGCCTGGCAATGAGGGCTATTCAGTATGGTGATGCAGATATAATGATTGCAGGTGGAACAGAATCTACCATTTGTCCTATGGCTATAGGTGGATTTTCATCTATGAAGGCACTTTCTACTCGAAATGATGAACCGGAGGCGGCATCTCGTCCATTTGACAAAGACAGAGATGGCTTTATTGTAAGTGAAGGAGCGGGGGTGGTTGTTCTGGAGGAATATGAACATGCTAAAAGGCGGGGAGCAGAGATATATGCAGAATTATGTGGTTTTGGTATGTCTTGTGATGCATATCATATAACAACACCCGATCCGGATGGAGCAGGAGCGATTTTGGCAATGGAAAATGCACTAAAAGACGCACATTGCAATTTGGAAGATGTAGATTATATCAATGCCCATGGGACATCTACCCATTATAATGATATTGTGGAAACAAGAGCTATAAAAAAATTATTCAAGGAACATGCATACAAACTCTGTATAAACTCCAATAAGTCGGAAATTGGGCATTCTTTGGGTGCAGCAGGTGGAGTGGAAGCAGTGTTTACCGCCCTAACTGTAAAAGAAGGTATAATCCCACCTACTATAAATTTGGAGCATCCAGATCCAGAATGCGACCTGAATTATGTACCAAATATAGCTCAAGAAAAGGAAATAAATGTAGCTATAAGTAATTCTTTTGGATTTGGAGGAACAAACGCTGTTTTGGCATTTAGGAAGCTATGA
- a CDS encoding ketoacyl-ACP synthase III, whose product MHGMITGVGMYVPKKVLTNKDLEKMVNTSDEWIVQRTGVRERHIVGDECTSDLAVEASKEALAEAGISPEDIGAVIVATITPDTLMPSTALHVQRKLGLKKDVFAFDINAACSGFIYALSCANAFISAGMVKNCLVIGAETLSRFTDWQDRTTCVLFGDGAGAVVLQATDTERGILGSVLHANGDYADLMVIPGGGSKNPCSQQVLKDRECFIKMRGQETFKMAVKHLVSASKEALEKARMTLDDVDFVVCHQANLRILQSFARFAKVPQEKVPITLDIYGNTSGATIPLTLGFIRKKGLLKKGNIVLLNSFGASLTWAASVIRW is encoded by the coding sequence ATGCATGGCATGATAACGGGCGTTGGTATGTATGTGCCAAAGAAAGTGCTTACCAACAAAGACCTGGAAAAGATGGTGAATACATCAGATGAGTGGATTGTTCAGCGAACGGGAGTAAGGGAAAGACACATTGTGGGAGATGAATGCACATCTGATTTGGCTGTAGAAGCATCAAAGGAGGCCTTAGCGGAGGCAGGCATTTCTCCCGAGGATATAGGTGCAGTTATTGTAGCTACTATTACCCCCGATACACTCATGCCATCTACTGCGTTGCATGTGCAGCGTAAACTAGGGCTCAAAAAGGATGTATTTGCCTTTGATATAAACGCTGCTTGCTCTGGTTTTATCTATGCATTATCCTGTGCAAATGCATTTATATCTGCTGGCATGGTTAAAAATTGTCTGGTTATTGGAGCGGAAACCTTGAGTAGATTTACCGATTGGCAGGATAGAACAACCTGTGTTCTGTTTGGTGATGGTGCAGGGGCAGTGGTGCTGCAAGCAACAGATACGGAGAGGGGGATTTTGGGTTCTGTTCTTCATGCCAATGGAGATTATGCGGACTTAATGGTTATCCCCGGGGGGGGATCAAAGAATCCCTGCTCACAGCAGGTATTAAAGGATAGAGAATGTTTTATAAAAATGAGAGGTCAAGAAACATTTAAAATGGCAGTGAAGCATCTTGTTTCTGCCAGTAAGGAGGCATTAGAAAAAGCAAGAATGACACTTGATGATGTAGATTTTGTTGTCTGTCATCAAGCAAATCTGCGTATATTACAGAGTTTTGCTCGGTTTGCGAAGGTGCCTCAAGAAAAAGTGCCCATAACACTTGATATATATGGAAATACATCAGGGGCAACAATTCCCTTGACATTAGGTTTCATAAGGAAAAAAGGATTACTCAAAAAAGGGAATATTGTTCTTTTAAACAGTTTTGGTGCCAGTCTTACATGGGCCGCTTCTGTTATCAGATGGTAG
- the fabG gene encoding 3-oxoacyl-[acyl-carrier-protein] reductase, which produces MYKGKLAVITGAFRGIGRVCAEKLAKSGVKVVINDVYNEEQAERVKEEVEKSGGICDIMMFDISNYKETEEGFAKIVEKWGNVDYLVNNAGIVDDNLILRMKPESFKKVIDVNLIGAFNCTKQVVRGMIKQKFGVIVSIASIVGLSGNAGQCNYAASKAGIVGFTKSLAKELASKNIRANAVAPGFIETIMTKKIPAKDREKLIENIPLSRLGKPEDIANAVAFLLSEEASYITGTVINVSGGLYI; this is translated from the coding sequence ATGTATAAAGGAAAATTGGCAGTAATTACAGGTGCTTTTCGTGGAATAGGAAGAGTTTGTGCAGAAAAACTTGCTAAAAGTGGAGTAAAAGTCGTCATAAATGATGTTTACAACGAGGAACAAGCGGAAAGGGTAAAAGAAGAAGTTGAGAAGTCCGGCGGAATATGCGATATAATGATGTTTGATATTTCCAATTATAAGGAGACAGAAGAAGGCTTTGCTAAGATAGTGGAAAAGTGGGGGAATGTAGATTATTTGGTAAACAACGCCGGTATTGTAGACGACAACCTAATTTTAAGAATGAAACCTGAGAGTTTTAAAAAAGTAATAGATGTAAATCTAATCGGTGCTTTTAATTGCACGAAGCAGGTAGTGAGGGGTATGATAAAGCAGAAATTTGGCGTTATTGTTAGTATAGCTTCTATTGTGGGACTTTCTGGGAATGCCGGTCAGTGCAATTACGCCGCATCAAAGGCGGGTATTGTTGGTTTTACAAAAAGCCTGGCAAAGGAATTGGCGTCAAAAAATATTAGAGCGAATGCCGTTGCTCCGGGATTTATTGAAACGATTATGACGAAAAAGATACCTGCGAAAGATAGAGAAAAATTAATAGAAAATATTCCTTTAAGTAGGTTAGGAAAGCCAGAGGATATAGCCAACGCAGTAGCGTTTTTATTAAGTGAAGAGGCAAGTTATATTACAGGAACTGTGATAAATGTAAGTGGCGGACTATATATATAA
- a CDS encoding CCA tRNA nucleotidyltransferase, translating to MYLKSPFLSEFIAWLKKREAKLYLVGGMVRDYLLGKSSEDCDVVVSKNMDIRAFFLKKGVKFVYYERGDVKTYKAWPERAEIDVCEMRAENIKEDLKKRDFTINAIAYDVEEKRFVDPLDGRRDIEDKRLRMCYKQAFMDDPLRILRLFRLSTEFFLTIDRETLDECEKAIRFLTSVSTERIGEELKKLLFLPSSFTYFPLMERVGLMEKLFPHTNRNLTFYISLDETIKKSNISFEPPLLLSLKVAAFLGEDAKRWSDFYGWGKKVGKWAKLWSENKLLPYKVWKKEESLGKLIVDFGENCLPLSIFSAAYILSQNNIEKESFEQFVKGMFLNYKRWEEKIKVINGWDLINIKPEKRGENLRSLRRKIVDENLNRNDCLRLIT from the coding sequence ATGTATCTAAAATCGCCCTTTCTTTCTGAATTCATAGCATGGCTGAAGAAAAGAGAAGCGAAGCTCTACTTAGTAGGAGGAATGGTAAGGGACTATTTGTTAGGCAAAAGTTCAGAGGACTGTGATGTGGTAGTCTCTAAGAATATGGATATAAGAGCTTTTTTTCTTAAGAAGGGTGTAAAATTTGTTTATTATGAGAGAGGAGATGTAAAAACATACAAGGCGTGGCCAGAGAGAGCAGAGATAGATGTTTGTGAAATGAGAGCTGAAAATATAAAAGAAGATTTAAAGAAAAGAGATTTTACAATAAACGCTATTGCTTATGATGTAGAAGAAAAAAGATTTGTAGATCCTCTGGATGGAAGAAGAGATATAGAGGATAAGAGATTGAGAATGTGTTATAAACAGGCTTTTATGGATGATCCGTTGAGGATCTTAAGACTGTTCCGCCTTTCTACAGAATTTTTTTTAACTATTGATAGAGAAACATTAGATGAGTGTGAAAAGGCGATAAGATTTTTAACATCTGTTTCCACAGAGAGAATAGGAGAAGAGCTAAAAAAACTGTTGTTTCTTCCATCCTCTTTTACTTATTTTCCTTTGATGGAGAGAGTTGGTTTGATGGAAAAACTTTTTCCCCATACAAATAGAAATTTAACTTTTTACATTTCACTGGATGAAACGATTAAGAAAAGCAATATCTCCTTTGAACCTCCTTTGTTACTTTCTTTAAAAGTTGCTGCTTTCTTAGGGGAAGATGCCAAAAGATGGAGCGATTTTTATGGTTGGGGGAAAAAGGTAGGGAAATGGGCAAAGCTGTGGTCCGAAAACAAACTTCTTCCTTATAAAGTATGGAAGAAAGAGGAAAGTTTAGGCAAACTAATCGTTGATTTTGGAGAAAATTGTTTGCCTTTGTCCATTTTTTCTGCTGCCTATATTTTATCACAGAATAACATAGAGAAGGAATCATTTGAACAGTTTGTAAAAGGAATGTTTTTAAATTATAAAAGATGGGAAGAGAAGATAAAAGTGATAAATGGTTGGGATTTGATAAATATAAAACCAGAGAAAAGAGGTGAAAACCTGCGTTCTTTAAGGAGAAAGATTGTAGACGAAAACCTAAATAGAAATGATTGCCTGAGACTTATAACATGA
- the rfaE2 gene encoding D-glycero-beta-D-manno-heptose 1-phosphate adenylyltransferase, whose translation MIIDRQKLLSLIQKLKTEGKRIIFTNGCFDILHSGHAYYLKKTKELGDILIIGINSDESVKKIKQQNRPINKLLDRMIVLNSIKYVDYVVPFNEETPENLIKIIKPDVLTKGGDWNKKDVVGSDFVKSYGGRTVIIPYIKGKSTTNTIKKIRDLFS comes from the coding sequence TTGATAATAGATAGACAAAAACTTCTATCTTTAATACAGAAACTAAAAACAGAAGGCAAAAGAATTATATTTACAAATGGCTGTTTTGATATCCTGCACTCCGGCCATGCTTATTATTTAAAAAAAACAAAGGAGTTAGGGGATATTCTCATTATAGGAATAAACAGTGACGAATCCGTAAAAAAAATAAAACAACAAAATAGACCAATCAATAAACTTTTAGACAGGATGATAGTTTTAAACAGTATTAAATATGTAGATTATGTTGTCCCATTCAACGAGGAAACACCAGAAAATCTAATAAAAATAATAAAACCAGATGTTCTAACCAAAGGTGGGGACTGGAACAAAAAAGATGTAGTAGGCTCGGATTTTGTAAAATCTTATGGAGGCAGAACTGTTATTATCCCTTACATAAAAGGTAAATCTACAACAAATACTATTAAAAAAATACGAGACTTGTTTTCATGA
- a CDS encoding HAD-IA family hydrolase — MKAVLFDLDGTLVDSRKDIARAVNATLKKFDLPEEKEEKIFQFVGNGVQNFIKKVLKNEGKEEIYPLFLPSFLEFYYEHIDEHTKPFEGVKQVLGTLNKDENCVLAVVSNKLEKFAHKLLKSLDLLYFFGFVCGCDTFGVKKPDPSIISNVCKSLGMEAKNSMLVGDSENDIIAAKEAGAVSTCVTYGFRSKEVLLQFKPHFVIHNPRQLLTII, encoded by the coding sequence ATGAAAGCAGTGTTGTTTGATTTGGACGGAACACTTGTAGATTCTCGCAAAGATATCGCCAGAGCTGTAAATGCAACCTTGAAGAAATTTGATTTGCCAGAAGAGAAAGAGGAGAAGATCTTTCAGTTTGTGGGTAATGGTGTGCAAAATTTTATAAAGAAAGTGCTAAAAAATGAAGGGAAAGAGGAAATATATCCACTGTTTCTTCCTTCATTTCTTGAATTTTACTATGAACATATAGATGAACATACAAAACCTTTTGAGGGAGTGAAGCAGGTGTTGGGCACTTTAAATAAAGATGAGAATTGTGTTTTAGCGGTAGTGAGCAATAAGCTAGAAAAATTTGCACACAAACTTTTAAAGAGTCTTGATCTTCTTTATTTTTTCGGTTTTGTTTGCGGGTGTGATACATTCGGCGTTAAAAAGCCGGATCCATCGATTATTTCAAATGTTTGCAAATCTCTCGGGATGGAGGCAAAAAATAGCATGTTAGTGGGAGACAGCGAAAATGATATTATAGCTGCTAAAGAGGCAGGAGCAGTTTCTACTTGCGTTACCTATGGTTTTAGATCTAAAGAAGTATTACTCCAATTTAAACCGCATTTTGTTATTCATAATCCCCGTCAACTATTGACAATTATTTAA
- the rpmF gene encoding 50S ribosomal protein L32, whose protein sequence is MAMPKRKASHSRSKKRALHKKAESPAISLCPNCHEPKLAHRVCPSCGYYGENEVIKVEE, encoded by the coding sequence ATGGCTATGCCTAAAAGAAAAGCTTCTCATTCGAGAAGTAAAAAGAGGGCTTTGCATAAAAAGGCAGAAAGCCCGGCAATCTCTTTATGTCCGAATTGTCATGAACCCAAGCTTGCTCATCGTGTGTGTCCTTCTTGTGGCTATTATGGCGAAAATGAGGTCATAAAAGTAGAGGAATGA
- a CDS encoding D-sedoheptulose 7-phosphate isomerase gives MMNIFTEELEEHKKTIEKIYYLNEIIIKVSEEITKAIKRGNKILIFGNGGSASDAQHMAGELINRFLKEREPYPAIALTTDTSVLTSIANDYSFKYVFSKQVKALAKEKDIVIGITTSGYSKNVIEGLKEARRKDCITIGFLGKDGGEAKKFCHYPVVVPISSTPRIQEMHIFIIHTVCKIVEETVDNR, from the coding sequence GTGATGAATATATTTACTGAAGAATTAGAAGAACACAAAAAAACAATAGAGAAAATTTATTATTTAAATGAAATAATTATAAAAGTTTCTGAAGAGATAACAAAGGCAATAAAAAGAGGAAACAAAATACTAATATTTGGAAATGGTGGTAGTGCGTCGGATGCACAGCATATGGCAGGAGAGCTAATCAACAGATTCTTAAAAGAAAGAGAACCATATCCGGCTATTGCTCTGACCACAGATACATCCGTTCTCACCAGTATCGCCAACGATTACTCCTTCAAATATGTTTTCTCCAAGCAGGTTAAGGCACTGGCAAAAGAAAAGGACATCGTCATAGGTATTACCACCTCAGGATATTCAAAAAATGTAATAGAGGGATTAAAAGAAGCAAGAAGAAAGGATTGTATAACCATTGGTTTTTTGGGGAAGGATGGCGGAGAAGCAAAAAAATTTTGCCACTATCCTGTTGTTGTTCCTATCTCATCTACTCCGCGCATTCAAGAGATGCACATCTTTATTATTCACACTGTATGCAAGATAGTAGAGGAAACAGTTGATAATAGATAG
- the fabK gene encoding enoyl-[acyl-carrier-protein] reductase FabK: protein MFKTRVCSLLDVDYPVIQGGMAWVADGILTAAVSNAGGLGIIGAGHAPPEVVEKEIEKAISLTDRSFGVNIMLLSPFADKIVDLVVEYKVKVVTTGAGSPGKYMDKLKTVAKVIPVVASVALAKRMQQTGADAVVAEGLESGGHIGEISTMALIPQIVDAVDIPVIAAGGIADGRGFLAALALGAEGIQMGTRFILSEECTVHPNYKQALLKARDRDTVVTGLSTGHPARIVKNKLAREFALKEKRGVSIEELEELGSGKLYAAAREGDVTGGSVMAGQICGLIKDIKPVEKIIKDIIEEAKIVSQSLNNLAR from the coding sequence ATGTTTAAAACGCGAGTTTGTAGTCTTTTAGATGTTGATTATCCTGTTATACAGGGTGGAATGGCTTGGGTTGCTGATGGTATTCTTACTGCTGCCGTTTCCAATGCGGGTGGGTTAGGTATTATTGGCGCGGGACACGCACCTCCAGAAGTAGTGGAAAAAGAAATAGAAAAGGCAATATCTTTGACGGACAGATCCTTTGGTGTGAATATCATGCTTTTATCTCCTTTTGCGGATAAGATTGTTGATTTGGTTGTAGAATATAAAGTAAAGGTAGTGACTACTGGTGCCGGCAGTCCTGGTAAATATATGGATAAATTAAAGACAGTGGCGAAGGTAATTCCTGTTGTTGCATCGGTAGCGTTAGCTAAGCGCATGCAACAGACAGGTGCGGATGCGGTAGTGGCCGAAGGGTTGGAATCAGGAGGACATATCGGTGAAATTAGCACCATGGCTCTTATTCCTCAAATAGTAGATGCTGTGGATATACCTGTCATTGCCGCTGGCGGTATTGCCGATGGAAGAGGATTTTTAGCTGCATTGGCTTTAGGGGCAGAGGGTATACAGATGGGAACAAGATTTATTCTTTCTGAAGAATGCACCGTTCATCCCAATTACAAGCAGGCACTCCTCAAGGCAAGAGACAGAGATACTGTAGTTACAGGTTTGAGTACCGGCCATCCGGCAAGGATAGTTAAGAATAAATTAGCTCGAGAATTTGCCCTGAAGGAAAAACGAGGCGTTTCTATTGAAGAATTAGAGGAATTAGGTTCCGGAAAGCTGTATGCGGCTGCTCGTGAAGGAGATGTGACAGGTGGCTCGGTAATGGCTGGACAGATATGTGGTTTGATAAAGGATATAAAGCCGGTAGAAAAGATTATTAAAGATATTATAGAAGAAGCAAAGATAGTTTCACAAAGCTTAAATAACCTTGCGAGGTGA
- the ndk gene encoding nucleoside-diphosphate kinase, whose product MQRTLAIIKPDCVRLNLTGAIISCIEKRFHITGIKMLKLSKEEAKRFYIVHNNKTFYNSLTDFMSSGPVVAMVLEGDNIIEKFRRFMGATDPKNAEEGTIRKKFGTNIEENAIHGSDSEEAANFEVNYFFSDLELVR is encoded by the coding sequence GTGCAAAGAACATTGGCCATCATTAAGCCCGATTGTGTGAGATTAAATTTGACAGGTGCAATTATCTCCTGTATAGAAAAGAGATTTCATATAACAGGAATAAAAATGTTAAAGTTAAGTAAAGAAGAAGCAAAACGTTTTTATATCGTGCATAATAATAAAACATTTTACAATAGTTTGACGGATTTTATGTCATCCGGTCCGGTGGTAGCTATGGTTTTGGAAGGAGATAACATAATTGAGAAATTTCGCCGATTTATGGGTGCGACAGATCCAAAGAATGCAGAGGAAGGTACAATAAGAAAGAAATTTGGCACAAATATTGAGGAAAATGCTATTCATGGTTCTGATTCAGAAGAAGCGGCAAATTTTGAAGTGAATTATTTCTTTAGCGATTTAGAATTGGTGAGGTGA
- the plsX gene encoding phosphate acyltransferase PlsX: MQDFTIAVDAMGGDYAPLKVVKGAVEAVQREENINIVLVGNVEQIKGILDKMLYDHKRVRIEPAQSVVQMYDKPTVVFREKKDSSIVRCIELVRDEECDAFVSAGNSGAVMTAAIAYLGKLKGVLRPALSMILPSLNGNILLIDAGVNVDCRAVHLLQFAIMGYVYKKVVLGVKNPRIGLVSNGAESNKGDTVTKEAHNLIKRNFISFIGNIEGNDIFTGKADVVVCDGFLGNVILKVSESIPEVVVNFLRIEIKKSFWYKLGYLFAKPAFRVLRKRIDYAEFGGAPLLGVKGAGIIAHGRSNERAIANAVMRAAFHAQTKLNGAIERAIEKCMILSNEEMKCMA, from the coding sequence ATGCAAGACTTCACCATTGCAGTAGATGCAATGGGTGGCGACTATGCCCCACTTAAAGTGGTAAAGGGAGCGGTGGAGGCGGTACAGCGCGAAGAGAACATAAACATTGTTCTGGTGGGTAATGTTGAGCAAATAAAAGGAATATTGGATAAAATGCTGTATGATCATAAGCGGGTGAGGATTGAGCCTGCGCAGAGTGTGGTGCAAATGTATGATAAACCTACCGTTGTGTTTAGAGAAAAGAAGGATTCGTCTATTGTAAGATGCATAGAGTTAGTGAGAGACGAAGAGTGTGATGCATTTGTTTCCGCGGGTAATTCTGGTGCGGTTATGACAGCAGCTATTGCTTATTTGGGAAAATTAAAGGGTGTTTTAAGGCCAGCTTTGAGCATGATTCTGCCGTCCTTGAATGGAAATATTTTGCTTATCGATGCTGGGGTGAATGTTGATTGTCGTGCGGTTCATCTCCTGCAATTTGCCATCATGGGCTATGTTTATAAGAAAGTAGTGTTAGGAGTAAAGAATCCGCGAATAGGCTTGGTAAGTAACGGAGCTGAGTCGAATAAAGGAGATACCGTTACAAAAGAGGCACACAACCTTATAAAAAGGAATTTTATAAGCTTTATAGGAAATATAGAGGGAAATGATATATTTACTGGAAAAGCGGATGTTGTGGTATGTGATGGATTTTTGGGTAATGTAATTTTAAAGGTGAGTGAATCCATCCCAGAAGTTGTAGTAAATTTTTTGAGGATAGAAATCAAAAAGAGTTTCTGGTATAAGTTAGGTTACCTGTTTGCCAAACCGGCATTTAGGGTATTACGCAAAAGGATAGATTATGCAGAATTTGGTGGTGCACCACTGCTGGGCGTAAAAGGAGCGGGAATTATCGCTCATGGCAGGTCTAATGAACGGGCGATAGCAAATGCTGTTATGAGAGCGGCATTTCACGCTCAAACTAAATTAAATGGGGCAATAGAAAGGGCAATAGAGAAATGTATGATCTTAAGCAATGAGGAGATGAAATGCATGGCATGA
- the acpP gene encoding acyl carrier protein, with protein sequence MSVAEDVKKIIVEQLGVEEDEVKPEAKFIDDLGADSLDTVELIMAMEEKFGIEISDSDAEKMSTVQDVIDYIESHTS encoded by the coding sequence ATGTCTGTAGCAGAGGATGTAAAGAAGATTATCGTGGAACAGTTGGGAGTAGAAGAAGACGAGGTAAAGCCAGAGGCAAAATTTATTGATGACCTGGGAGCAGATTCCCTGGATACGGTGGAGCTTATCATGGCAATGGAGGAGAAGTTTGGTATTGAGATTTCTGACAGTGATGCAGAAAAAATGTCTACAGTTCAAGATGTTATTGACTACATTGAATCTCATACTTCTTAG
- the fabD gene encoding ACP S-malonyltransferase → MFTGQGSQFVGMGKDVYDEFPLSKRIYEEANEALHFDLRKLTFEGPEEKLTQTAFAQPAILVHSYIIYSLLQREYRFDFDICGGHSLGEYTALVATGAVSFLDAVWAVHMRGKFMQEAVPLGEGGMMAVITDKEKEIENLCKTISKDEKFYVCIANYNSDTQIILSGLTPGLKRAREIIKEKGWGRVIPLGVSAPFHSKLMGNAKEKLADVLRDISFKKTEKAVIENVASSVVYGGDEAREMLIEQMTNPVRWRDNVQKARDLGCSEFVECGPKNVLYNLSRKMYKELRTCYCIDIITLKRFGEKDV, encoded by the coding sequence ATGTTTACAGGTCAAGGTTCCCAGTTTGTAGGAATGGGAAAAGATGTTTATGATGAGTTTCCTCTATCAAAGAGAATATATGAAGAGGCAAACGAAGCATTACATTTTGATTTAAGAAAATTAACCTTTGAAGGACCGGAGGAAAAATTAACTCAAACTGCTTTTGCTCAACCTGCTATTTTGGTTCATTCTTATATTATATATTCTCTTCTTCAGAGAGAGTATAGATTTGATTTTGATATATGCGGAGGACATAGTTTGGGTGAATATACTGCATTGGTGGCAACAGGAGCCGTGAGTTTTTTAGATGCGGTGTGGGCAGTGCATATGAGGGGTAAATTCATGCAAGAAGCGGTGCCCTTAGGTGAAGGTGGCATGATGGCTGTAATCACAGATAAGGAAAAGGAGATAGAAAATTTATGTAAAACTATCTCAAAAGATGAAAAATTCTATGTTTGCATTGCTAATTATAATTCGGATACTCAAATTATTTTGTCCGGTCTTACACCAGGATTGAAAAGAGCAAGGGAAATAATAAAAGAAAAAGGATGGGGCAGAGTTATACCATTGGGCGTAAGTGCTCCCTTTCATAGTAAACTAATGGGAAATGCAAAGGAGAAATTGGCAGATGTTCTAAGAGATATTTCATTTAAAAAAACGGAAAAGGCCGTAATAGAAAATGTAGCCTCTTCTGTTGTTTATGGAGGGGACGAGGCAAGAGAGATGTTGATTGAACAGATGACAAATCCCGTGAGATGGCGAGATAATGTACAGAAGGCAAGGGATCTGGGTTGTTCAGAATTTGTGGAATGTGGACCAAAAAATGTATTGTACAATCTTTCAAGAAAAATGTACAAAGAGTTGAGGACTTGTTATTGTATAGATATAATAACATTAAAAAGGTTTGGAGAAAAAGATGTATAA
- a CDS encoding YggU family protein — translation MDCYLKKKKESVIILVYVKAGAGKSEIVGSFDGRLKVKIAAPPVEGKANKGLLVFLSKVLHIPVSDVLIVSGKRGKRKSVEIRGLKEEEIKRYLEEKSAKNIGHH, via the coding sequence ATGGATTGTTATTTAAAAAAGAAAAAGGAAAGTGTCATAATATTGGTGTATGTAAAGGCAGGTGCTGGAAAGAGTGAAATTGTGGGTTCTTTTGACGGAAGGCTGAAGGTGAAAATAGCTGCACCGCCAGTGGAAGGGAAAGCGAACAAGGGATTGCTTGTTTTTTTGAGTAAAGTGTTACATATTCCTGTGTCGGATGTATTGATAGTTTCTGGGAAAAGAGGTAAGAGGAAATCTGTTGAGATTCGAGGATTGAAAGAGGAAGAAATAAAAAGATATTTGGAGGAAAAGAGTGCAAAGAACATTGGCCATCATTAA